The following are encoded in a window of Cryptococcus gattii WM276 chromosome M, complete sequence genomic DNA:
- a CDS encoding Subunit of the 26S proteasome, putative; Rpn2p (Similar to TIGR gene model, INSD accession AAW46961.1), whose amino-acid sequence MPVPAVTTSAAGSLTLLEDPDKDIRVYALNHLLTVVGQFWAEMSDKLPYLELLADPLSKELAPDDRPFAALLISKIYFYMGFQDEAVEFALKAGVAFEKEPEGEYRETIIAGCLDQAIDKTQRGEDIPADLQSIVDSVLRSSSGENAKLAMGLALSLRRLDLIEMIYLSSRGSSQASSSKSERVVHDESLLRYVLAEVVSGTSGNEAWPEDFRANLFSLLRRLFHLNPNPDWDSITTVWAQSSDVESTVESLVKLLEVEDNLTVYQIAFDLTEVASQAFIDEVREKLGETKWAAPVDGSEDDVRVVLNNILRGDTSAELFLNFLNKNNKTDMSILKTTKETLEDRYSIYHSAITFTNAFAHCGTTSDKFLRENLDWLGRASNWAKFSTTAALGLIHRGSWVNGNRVVKPYLPGGAAPNKYSEGGALFALGLIYAGRVEFAEEELKKGLAEGNDPIVQHGAALGMGVSALASADDEIYDEIRPILFQDDAVAGEAAGYAMGLVMLGTASERAVEEMLSYARETQHEKIIRGLAMGIAFLMYGQREAANPVIQRLTEDKDAILRYGGMFTIALAFAGTGNNKAVKKLLHVAVSDVNDDVRRAAVTALGFVLFRNHTTVPRVVQLLAESYNPHVRYGATLALGISCAGTGLESAIGLLEPMTKDPVDYVRQGAYISLAMILIQQSEAACPKSVAIRELFAKVVADKHEDPMARFGASLAQGIIDAGGRNLTLALSTRAGTLNQNAVVGMALFVQFWYWFPLAHGLGLAFTPTAVIAIDGKMKVPQLELECHARPSLYAYPATEKKVEEKKKDKQKAAVLSTTARAKARERVKKAEAGEAMDTDDKIEEGGKGKDTAPTPKKPKPSEPSSFKIPNMSRVTPSQLAHVTFPTSGRYTPVRPLDHSPLSGFSVNGKPSTLASGASASGSIVVLRDEKPEEPAEYIELSKELWPGWLPANPEAAAAILAQATAEGSGAAPGSGVAGQAQQQQQEPEEEAEAPPAFEYPFEDE is encoded by the exons ATGCCAGTCCCAGCAGTAACGACCTCAGCCGCGGGATCTCTTACCCTCCTCGAAGATCCCGACAAGGATATCAGGGTCTACGCTCTTAACCACCTCCTCACAGTCGTTGGCCAGTTCTGGGCGGAAATGTCGGACAAGCTTCCTTACCT GGAATTGCTGGCCGACCCTCTTTCCAAAGAACTCGCCCCCGATGACCGACCATTTGCTGCACTCCTCATCTCAAAGATTTACTTTTATATGGGTTTCCAAGATGAAGCTGTAGAGTTTGCATTGAAAGCTGGAGTAGCATTTGAGAAGGAGCCTGAAGGAGAGTATAGGGAAACTATCATTG CTGGATGCTTAGATCAGGCAATTGACAAGACTcaaagaggagaggatATTCCAGCGGATTTGCAGAGCATTGTTGACTCTGTTCTCCGAAGCAGTTCTGGGGAGAATGCAAAGCTC GCAATGGGTTTGGCGCTCTCTCTTCGGCGACTGGACCTTATCGAGATGATCTATCTTAGCTCTAGAGGATCATCTCAAGCATCTTCATCGAAGTCTGAGCGAGTCGTGCATGATGAAAGTTTGTTGCGATATGTCCTTGCAGAGGTTGTCTCAGGTACTAGCGGGAATGAGGCTTGGCCGGAAGATTTCCGTGCCAAT TTGTTTAGCCTCCTTCGCCGTTTATTCCATCTCAACCCTAACCCCGATTGGGACTCTATAACTACCGTTTGGGCTCAAAGCTCTGACGTTGAATCAACAGTAGAATCTCTCGTCAAGCTCCTCGAGGTCGAGGACAACTTAACGGTCTACCAAATTGCCTTTGACCTCACCGAAGTAGCGTCTCAAGCGTTTATTGATGAGGTGCGGGAAAAGCTGGGCGAGACTAAATGGGCTGCACCTGTTGATGGCTCT GAGGACGACGTCAGGGTAGTCTTAAATAACATTCTTCGAGGCGACACCAGCGCGGAGCTGTTCCTCAACTTCCTCAATAAGAACAACAAGACCGATATGTCAATACTTAAAACCACCAAGGAAACTCTCGAAGATCGATACTCCATTTATCACTCCGCcatcaccttcaccaacgCTTTTGCCCACTGCGGTACAACGTCAGACAAGTTCCTTCGTGAAAACCTCGACTGGCTCGGCCGAGCTTCCAACTGGGCTAAGTTCTCCACTACTGCCGCTTTGGGTCTCATTCACCGTGGAAGCTGGGTCAACGGTAACCGAGTCGTAAAGCCCTACCTTCCCGGAGGTGCTGCTCCCAACAAGTACAGTGAAGGAGGTGCCCTCTTTGCTCTTGGTCTCATTTACGCTGGTCGTGTCGAGTTTGCTGAGGAAGAGCTCAAGAAAGGTTTGGCCGAAGGTAATGACCCTATCGTCCAACACGGTGCAGCACTTGGTATGGGCGTCAGCGCGTTGGCTTCTGCCGACGATGAAATTTATGACGAGATTCGAcccatcctcttccaagATGATGCTGTGGCAGGCGAGGCCGCGGGTTACGCCATGGGTCTTGTGATGCTCGGTACAGCGTCAGAGAGAGCTGTGGAGGAGATGTTATCTTACGCGAGGGAAACTCAGCATGAGAAGATTATCAGGGGTTTGGCGATGGGTATCGCGTTCTTGATGTATGGCCAGAGGGAGGCGGCAAACCCTGTGATCCAGAGGTTGACAGAAGACAAG GATGCCATCCTCCGATATGGTGGTATGTTCACCATCGCCCTCGCCTTTGCCGGTACCGGCAATAACAAGGCTGTTAAGAAGCTCCTCCACGTTGCTGTCTCCGATGTCAATGACGATGTACGACGGGCTGCTGTCACCGCTCTTGGTTTCGTACTCTTTAGGAACCACACCACAGTGCCTAGGGTTGTGCAATTGTTGGCCGAAAGCTATAATCCCCATGTTAGATATGGTGCAACGCTTGCTTTAGGTATTTCTTGTGCCGGCACTGGTCTTGAG TCCGCCATTGGGCTCCTTGAACCGATGACCAAGGACCCTGTCGATTATGTCCGTCAAGGTGCCTACATCTCCCTCGCCATGATCCTCATCCAACAATCCGAAGCCGCCTGCCCTAAGTCTGTCGCCATTCGAGAACTTTTTGCCAAGGTCGTCGCCGACAAACACGAAGACCCCATGGCTCGATTCGGTGCTTCCCTCGCCCAGGGTATCATTGATGCCGGTGGTCGCAACCTGACCCTCGCCCTCTCTACACGAGCTGGTACTTTGAACCAGAACGCCGTTGTCGGTATGGCGCTCTTTGTTCAGTTCTGGTACTGGTTCCCTCTCGCCCACGGTTTGGGTCTTGCTTTCACCCCTACAGCAGTGATTGCCATCGACGGCAAGATGAAAGTTCCTCAACTCGAGCTTGAATGCCATGCCCGCCCGAGCTTGTATGCTTACCCCGCCACTGAAAagaaggtggaggagaagaaaaaggatAAGCAGAAGGCTGCTGTGCTTTCCACTACTGCTAGGGCCAAGGCGAGGGAGAGAGTCAAGAAGGCAGAAGCGGGTGAGGCGATGGACACCGACGACAAAATTGAAGAGGGCGGGAAGGGCAAGGATACTGCGCCTACACCTAAAAAACCGAAACCTTCTGAACCATCCTCTTTCAAGATCCCCAACATGTCTCGTGTCACCCCCTCACAACTCGCGCACGTCACCTTCCCTACTTCGGGACGTTACACCCCTGTTCGACCTCTTGATCACTCTCCTCTCTCAGGCTTTAGCGTTAACGGTAAACCATCAACATTAGCGTCAGGAGCTAGTGCGAGTGGCAGTATCGTAGTTCTCCGAGACGAAAAGCCCGAGGAGCCAGCAGAGTATATCGAACTGAGTAAGGAATTGTGGCCCGGATGGCTGCCGGCGAACCCTGAGGCGGCGGCAGCTATTTTGGCACAGGCTACCGCAGAAGGATCTGGTGCGGCGCCTGGTTCGGGTGTTGCTGGGCAAGCTcagcaacaacagcaagagcccgaggaggaggcagaGGCGCCACCAGCATTTGAGTACCCATTCGAAGATGAGTAG
- a CDS encoding Meiotic recombination-related protein, putative (Similar to TIGR gene model, INSD accession AAW46951.1), translating to MGGRGINALDIAKLKAAGIVTILGVAQTPRKNLMKIKGLSEAKVEKLKETSPAFLTGTEIADRRANVVYITTGSKSVDAMLGGGIATQSITEVFGEYRTGKTQLCHTLCVSTQLPEDQGGGSGKVAYIDTEGTFRPDRVRAVADRFGVDSNMALDNVLCARAWSSEHQCDLLVDLAIRFVEERAYKLLIVDSIMNLFRQDYSGRGELSERQQKLNQFLARLQKLAEEFNIAVVLTNQVQADPGAAAMFAAASSAKPVGGHILAHASATRIALRKGRGDERIAKLQDSPDMPEGEATYTLRTGGWEDPS from the exons ATGGGCGGGCGG GGTATCAACGCTTTAGATATCGCCAAGCTCAAAGCAGCGGGAATTGTCACCATCCTTGGTGTCGCTCAGACCCCTCGAAAGAACCTGATGAAGATCAAG GGTCTGTCTGAGGCTAAGGTTGAAAAGCTGAAG GAAACAT CCCCCGCTTTTCTCACTGGCACAGAGATCGCAGATCGTCGGGCTAACGTCGTCTACATAACAACCGGATCCAAATCAGTTGATGCTATGCTAGGCGGAGGAATTGCTACTCAAAGCATCACGGAAGTGTTTGGTGAATATAGGACTGGAAAG ACCCAACTTTGTCACACGCTGTGCGTTTCTACTCAGCTACCTGAAGATCAAGGTGGTGGTAGCGGTAAAGTTGCTTATATAGATACCGA AGGAACCTTCCGACCTGATCGAGTCCGCGCCGTAGCAGACCGTTTCGGCGTCGACTCCAACATGGCCCTTGATAACGTTCTTTGCGCCAGAGCTTGGAGCTCTGAACATCAGTGTGATTTACTGGTAGACCTCGCCATTCGCTTCGTAGAAGAAAGGGCGTACAAGTTACTGATTGTGGATAGTATCATGAACCTTTTCC GTCAAGACTATTCGGGACGGGGTGAACTTTCCGAAAGACAGCAG AAACTAAACCAATTCCTCGCACGTCTTCAAAAGCTCGCGGAAGAGTTCAACATTGCGGTCGTTTTGACCAATCAAGTACAGGCTGATCCAGGT GCCGCAGCAATGTTCGCTGCTGCATCCAGTGCCAAGCCCGTTGGAGGCCACATTCTCGCCCACGC CTCAGCAACTCGTATAGCACTCCGTAAAGGTCGAGGAGACGAACGTATTGCCAAATTGCAAGATTCACCTGATATGCCCGAGGGAGAAGCCACTTATACTCTTCGCACCGG AGGATGGGAAGACCCAAGTTAA
- a CDS encoding Aconitate hydratase, putative (Similar to TIGR gene model, INSD accession AAW46959.1): protein MIRPRPSIARPLARGLATPAKLPVKDCTSITPPYPRLLKTLDDVRQVLPKNSKLTLAEKILYSHLRNPEESLGGGGKVRGERYLKLRPDRVAMQDASAQMALLQFMTCRLPSCAVPASIHCDHLIQAQTGAASDLSRSIDANKEVFDFLQSAATKYGIEFWKPGSGIIHQIVLENYAAPGLLMLGTDSHTPNAGGLGMLAIGVGGADAVDALTDTPWELKAPLVTGVKLTGELKGWATPKDLILHLAGKLTVRGGTGRIIEYFGPGVTAQSCTGLATIANMGAEVGATTSTFPYSSNMRHYLHATGRGPVAEAADAAAAKGFLQADEGAEYDEVIEINLSELEPHLNGPFTPDLATPLSGFSSFINENKYPTTLSSALIGSCTNSSYEDMSRVASIAKQAKAAGLKSKVPFLVTPGSELIRATVERDGLQSTLEDVGATVLANACGPCIGQWKRDEKKGEDNAILTSFNRNFKARNDGNLKTMNFLASPEIVTAMAFSGDLNFNPVTDSIPTPNGPFKFSPPSGDRLPPTGYTPGDLSYAPSPSPKPEPSTEIAISPSSTRLEILEPFGTNFPSGGGELPQLTCLMRVRGKCTTDHISAAGAWLKYKGHLSNISENTLMTAVNDEGGQINVARDVGGEEDTIPKTMQKYKARQEPWMLVVDDNYGEGSAREHAALQPRFYGCGLILARSFARIHETNLKKQGILPLWFVDKADYAKISAHDKITTKGLEDVMAGKGGEIIKIVVEKPSGEKVEIEARHTLSQDQVEWLRAGSALNWIGEQARKVGKA, encoded by the exons ATGATCAGGCCACGCCCATCTATCGCCCGTCCTCTCGCACGTGGCCTCGCTACCCCTGCAAAGCTCCCCGTCAAGGACTGCACGAGCATCACTCCCCCCTACCCCCGCCTCCTCAAGACCCTTGACGATGTCAGACAAGTTCTCCCCAAGAACTCCAAGTTGACCCTCGCAGAGAAGATACTCTATTCCCACTTGAGGAACCCCGAAGAGAGCTTAGGTGGTGGTGGCAAAGTTCGGGGAGAGAGGTACCTCAAGCTCAGGCCGGATCGTGTTGCTATGCAG GATGCATCCGCTCAAATGGCTTTGCTTCAATTTATGACATGTCGACTCCCTTCATGTGCTGTCCCCGCCTCTATCCACTGTGACCATCTTATTCAAGCCCAAACCGGCGCTGCCTCTGATCTCTCCCGTTCAATTGACGCCAACAAGGAAGTCTTTGACTTCCTCCAATCCGCCGCGACCAAGTACGGTATCGAGTTCTGGAAGCCTGGAAGTGGTATCATCCACCAGATCGTCCTCGAGAACTATGCCGCCCCCGGTCTTTTGATGCTCGGTACCGACTCTCACACTCCTAATGCTGGTGGTTTAGGTATGTTGGCTATCGGTGTTGGTGGTGCCGATGCCGTCGACGCTTTGACAGACACTCCTTGGGAGTTGAAGGCGCCTCTGGTGACTGGTGTCAAGTTGACCGGTGAGTTGAAGGGATGGGCTACCCCCAAGGACTTAATTCTTCACCTTGCCGGTAAGCTGACCGTACGA GGTGGTACCGGTCGTATCATTGAGTACTTTGGACCAGGTGTCACTGCCCAGTCCTGTACCGGTCTTGCCACCATTGCCAACATGGGTGCCGAAGTCGGTGCTACCACTTCTACCTTCCCCTACTCCTCCAACATGCGACACTACCTCCACGCTACCGGCCGAGGCCCTGTCGCTGAAGCTGCGGATGCTGCCGCCGCCAAGGGCTTCCTCCAGGCGGATGAAGGCGCCGAATACGACGAGGTTATCGAGATCAACCTTTCCGAGCTCGAGCCTCACCTCAACGGCCCCTTCACTCCTGATCTTGCTACCCCTCTTTCTGgcttctcttccttcatcAACGAGAACAAGTACCCTACCACTCTTTCTTCCGCTTTGATCGGTTCATGTACCAACTCTTCTTACGAGGACATGTCCCGGGTCGCCTCCATCGCCAAGCAGGCGAAGGCTGCCGGACTCAAGTCCAAGGTTCCCTTCCTCGTCACTCCCGGTTCCGAGCTTATCCGAGCCACCGTTGAGCGAGATGGTCTTCAGAGCACTTTGGAGGATGTCGGCGCGACCGTCCTTGCTAACGCCTGTGGACCTTGTATTGGTCAGTGGAAGCgagatgagaagaagggtgagGACAATGCGATTTTGACTTCTTTCAACCGAAACTTCAAGGCTCGAAACGACGGTAATCTCAAGACTATGAACTTCCTCGCCTCCCCCGAAATTGTTACCGCCATGGCTTTCTCTGGTGATTTGAACTTCAACCCTGTGACCGACTCTATCCCTACCCCCAACGGTCCTTTCAAGttctctcctccctctGGTGACCGTCTCCCCCCTACAGGCTACACCCCTGGTGACCTCTCTTACGCTCCCAGCCCCTCTCCCAAGCCTGAACCTTCTACCGAAATTGCcatctctccttcttctaCTCGTCTGGAAATCCTCGAGCCCTTTGGCACCAACTTCCCCTCTGGCGGTGGTGAGCTTCCTCAGTTGACTTGTTTGATGCGTGTACGAGGAAAGTGTACTACCGACCATATCTCTGCTGCCGGTGCTTGGCTCAAGTACAAGGGTCACTTGTCAAACAtctctgaaaacacttTGATGACTGCTGTCAACGACGAGGGTGGACAGATTAATGTGGCTCGGGACGTTGGTGGTGAGGAGGACACTATCCCCAAGACTATGCAAAAGTACAAGGCGAGGCAGGAGCCATGGATGTTGGTCGTCGATGACAATT ATGGTGAAGGCTCCGCCCGAGAACATGCCGCTCTCCAGCCCCGATTCTACGGCTGTGGCCTTATTCTCGCCCGTTCGTTCGCCCGTATTCACGAGACTAACCTCAAGAAGCAAGGTATTCTCCCTCTCTGGTTCGTCGACAAGGCCGACTATGCCAAAATCTCTGCGCACGACAAGATTACCACCAAGGGTCTTGAAGACGTGATGGCCGGAAAGGGTGGGGAAATTATCAAGATTGTGGTAGAGAAGCCTAGTGGGGAAAAGGTTGAGATTGAGGCGAGGCACACATTGAGTCAGGATCAGGTTGAATGGTTGAGGGCAGGAAGCGCTTTGAACTGGATTGGTGAGCAGGCTAGGAAGGTCGGTAAGGCCTAA
- a CDS encoding Hypothetical protein (Similar to TIGR gene model, INSD accession AAW46793.1; CNM01790), translating to MNKHPGKQYPHAAPGPAPPLPPGQPPAQQQHQNPYGQTPEQAAAHAAAWAAYYQATIQSQGIAQQAYAAPATPAQPAAAGTPTVNNPYANYGYGAGAQHNKPQPVAGPSYRPPPNAQAYATAATQPSLGYAQQPAYGQQQYQAYPARPQPGARPPHQAGASPATAPGGQQAYAWGQAAQPQAPVQQQQQQQQQQQQQQPGFRPQPPVAQQAYPAYQQQYYSPATQQAYTPPPQQSPYRPNAANTNPSPSPMQPPASTPFRPPVQQNRPPRPPMSNPQADLVGGGGGGGGFPPAKRPRFDAPPGPAGNRMTNRPPAAANANPMQHGGPKQGPGQPFGNRNVSGRGPHNQFQGHGQNPAAVRPPIHLGNGGPPPVAFNAGPAAGGAGTGGGVGMGMGMGMVRPGAGAGAGPGPGPGPAGGMAAPMRGHLARGRGAPNAPRGPAHMRRNANPNGNDVSSSSAAFSASSSAGNVPGGFNQGGGGGGGGGFKGNKGFDKAQTKKRNQGGKEKDNKEVKPTMTDFRIVGVKFGSGQNVWEWGIVDGKVPDVVGVAVGVGESETENQLQLQAQTHDGLVKVEEEEAEPASALTPASQANQSPEKKVTIKQEPDVEGESVAVPSGTGTGIGNETLPAEAEDVEEKDRVKDEEKEVKDEKEKKKRGEKRKAKSPDAEDEHSAKRTAAYLLATHKKSNLTSDGASSLANQVSTLGSGGNTTSTSGLGSSGTGAAVGETTAGNNALSKFESNANRFRIYFNSPPELDRAPKVRGNAGNKRWRRDSSVATSVVVGAGGRGEKGLEAEGKEQEQEQEQGQGQGQGQEQEQELKVEPQSEEGQEQSEKVKGEPVEGETSSTKAGAETQQDDTVPVSISDNPASPAHVPVKGEAETNEQDQDQVEQTIESQLSFADEGEGEGEGEGEGEGEELSSYHQPEQEQQEAGDAQETVEVEQGDVSMRTDQGDLNAFLQGPHEDEVPADGEADAFGENDAAVDENVVPEEGEDNILEQNGQDAAEEGGEPAPVETVQSADAPTTGEEQPNAAVITAQDIPNPAESNAATEGAAATEGATATPTSTEEKKVADDSAEAIAAALAVSASNTASAYKSRARRHSSVSTTSEYPRAHGSTTTNANVSSKGGIPQPKEGQPSWNRLSILWEDSRRRMCFDVDVVEKVKIWRKEGKIEVKLKVPETGEQEEGAESRLPKGILMELWNKNEERFVPYSIADASSLNSSTESDPTVPPFHLLLSPNFSLDKKPLTVTVYLNQKNPLSEPKWLRTNTADAWLFESFESRKGVDAGWRGKLEVVDPDPAPTLQSILDNWASNSSLGTPSSRRAFIADLSSSPNDLLEILLRLARGERNPTLGTSTVPSFGPLATLIRPDSPFASHQTHVSLAILAMYRLTTDYATKAGESLEVVEEKVGDIIRTLPVMLVGKSLDGLFKEWQGGDGR from the exons ATGAACAAGCACCCCGGGAAGCAGTATCCCCACGCTGCACCGGGCCCCGCtccccccctcccccccgGGCAGCCCCCCGCCCAGCAGCAGCACCAAAATCCATACGGCCAGACACCGGAACAGGCTGCAGCACACGCCGCTGCCTGGGCCGCATATTACCAGGCAA CAATACAGTCGCAAGGCATCGCTCAGCAGGCATACGCGGCACCAGCAACGCCTGCGCAGCCTGCAGCGGCAGGTACGCCCACCGTGAACAACCCTTATGCCAACTATGGCTACGGCGCCGGTGCTCAGCACAACAAACCGCAGCCTGTCGCCGGCCCGTCCTACAGACCTCCGCCCAATGCCCAGGCGTATGCGACAGCGGCCACACAGCCAAGCTTGGGGTATGCCCAGCAACCGGCATACGGTCAGCAACAGTACCAGGCGTATCCCGCTCGGCCTCAACCTGGAGCGAGGCCGCCTCATCAAGCGGGAGCATCACCAGCGACGGCACCAGGCGGACAACAGGCATATGCATGGGGTCAAGCTGCTCAGCCTCAAGCTCCCGtacagcagcagcagcagcagcagcaacagcaacaacaacaacaaccTGGTTTCCGTCCTCAGCCACCCGTGGCGCAGCAAGCGTACCCAGCCTATCAACAACAATACTATTCCCCAGCGACTCAACAGGCGTATACCCCACCTCCTCAGCAATCACCTTACCGTCCCAACGCCGCCAATACGAACCCCAGTCCCTCACCCATGCAGCCGCCCGCATCAACGCCTTTCCGACCTCCCGTCCAGCAAAACCGCCCGCCACGTCCACCCATGTCCAACCCTCAAGCCGATCTCGTtggcggcggcggcggcggcggcggctTCCCGCCAGCCAAGCGACCGAGATTTGACGCACCGCCTGGTCCTGCCGGTAACAGGATGACCAACCGTCCGCCAGCGGCCGCCAACGCGAACCCTATGCAACACGGTGGTCCAAAGCAAGGTCCAGGTCAGCCATTTGGGAATCGTAATGTAAGTGGTCGCGGTCCTCACAATCAATTTCAAGGGCATGGCCAGAATCCGGCTGCTGTTCGTCCGCCGATACATTTGGGGAATGGGGGACCACCACCTGTCGCTTTTAATGCTGGTCCTGCAGCTGGAGGCGCAGGCACAGGCGGTGGGGTTGGTATGGGTATGGGTATGGGCATGGTTCGTCCTGGTGCCGGTGCCGGTGCCGGCCCCGGTCCCGGTCCCGGTCCGGCTGGTGGGATGGCAGCCCCTATGCGCGGACATCTAGCTCGAGGGAGGGGTGCACCCAACGCTCCTCGTGGTCCTGCCCATATGCGCCGAAACGCAAACCCGAACGGGAATGATGTGTCGTCGTCCTCCGCCGCCTTTTCTGCTTCGTCTTCTGCCGGTAACGTTCCCGGTGGGTTTAACCAAGGcggcggtggaggtggaggaggggggTTCAAGGGTAACAAGGGGTTTGACAAGGCGCAAACAAAGAAGAGGAATCagggagggaaagaaaaggataACAAGGAAGTGAAACCGACAATGACGGATTTTAGGATTGTGGGTGTAAAGTTTGGTAGTGGTCAAAACGTCTGGGAATGGGGGATTGTAGATGGTAAAGTCCCGGATGTCGTTGGGGTTGCAGTCGGGGTTGGAGAAAGTGAAACCGAGAATCAGCTTCAGCTTCAGGCTCAAACCCATGATGGTCTAGTCaaggttgaagaggaagaggccGAGCCTGCTTCTGCACTCACACCTGCATCACAAGCGAACCAATCGCCCGAAAAGAAGGTGACAATCAAGCAAGAGCCAGATGTCGAGGGCGAGAGTGTGGCTGTCCCCTCTGGCACTGGCACTGGCATTGGCAACGAGACCCTCCCTGCCGAGGCTGAAGATGTAGAGGAAAAGGATAGGGTaaaggatgaagagaaagaggtCAAAGacgaaaaggaaaagaaaaagcGTGGCGAAAAGCGGAAAGCAAAGTCTCCTGATGCTG AAGACGAACATTCAGCGAAACGTACCGCTGCCTACCTCCTTGCGACGCACAAGAAATCCAACCTCACATCCGACGGCGCTTCATCTCTCGCTAACCAAGTGTCCACCCTTGGTTCTGGCGGTAACACTACTTCAACCTCTGGTCTCGGCTCAAGTGGTACAGGCGCAGCCGTCGGCGAGACGACAGCCGGTAATAATGCGTTAAGCAAATTCGAATCAAACGCCAATAGGTTTAGGATCTACTTCAACTCTCCCCCCGAGCTTGATCGAGCGCCCAAAGTCCGTGGGAACGCGGGTAATaagaggtggaggagggaTAGTAGTGTGGCTACGAGTGTGGTGGTCGGGGCCGGGGGCAGGGGTGAGAAGGGTTTGGAGGCAGAAGGGAAAGAGCAAGAGCAAGAACAGGAGCAGgggcaagggcaagggcaaggacAGGAACAAGAACAAGAACTGAAAGTTGAGCCCCAGTCAGAGGAGGGCCAGGAGCAAAGTGAAAAAGTCAAAGGGGAACCTGTTGAAGGCGAGACATCTTCTACCAAGGCAGGTGCAGAGACGCAGCAGGATGATACCGTCCCCGTTTCAATCTCCGATAATCCCGCTTCTCCCGCTCATGTGCCTGTAAAAGGCGAAGCCGAAACCAACGAGCAAGACCAAGATCAAGTGGAGCAAACGATTGAAAGTCAACTTTCTTTTGCTGATGAGGGTGAAGGTGAAGGTGAGGGTGAGGGTGAGGGTGAGGGTGAAGAGCTTTCAAGTTACCATCAGCCAGAACAAGAGCAGCAGGAAGCAGGTGACGCCCAAGAAACAGTCGAGGTCGAGCAAGGTGATGTCTCGATGCGTACTGATCAGGGAGACTTGAATGCTTTTTTGCAAGGCCCGCATGAAGACGAAGTCCCTGCGGACGGAGAAGCCGATGCCTTTGGTGAGAATGATGCCGCCGTTGATGAGAACGTGGTGCCAGAGGAGGGTGAGGATAACATTTTGGAGCAAAATGGGCAAGATGCGGCGGAGGAGGGAGGTGAGCCTGCTCCGGTAGAAACAGTTCAGAGCGCAGATGCTCCTACGACTGGTGAGGAACAGCCGAATGCTGCCGTTATTACCGCCCAGGACATTCCCAATCCCGCCGAATCCAACGCCGCTACGGAAGGAGCCGCCGCTACGGAAGGAGCCACCGCTACTCCCACTTCCAcagaagaaaagaaagtAGCCGACGATTCTGCGGAAGCTATTGCCGCTGCCCTTGCTGTCTCCGCGTCCAATACTGCCTCAGCATACAAGTCTCGCGCTCGAAGACATTCCTCTGTATCCACTACCTCAGAGTACCCTCGTGCCCATGGATCGACCACTACCAATGCCAATGTCAGCTCTAAAGGCGGAATACCTCAGCCCAAGGAAGGACAGCCGTCATGGAATAGGTTGTCGATCTTGTGGGAGGATAGCCGTAGACGAATGTGTTTTGATGTAGACGTTGTGGAGAAGGTAAAGAtatggaggaaggaagggaagatTGAGGTAAAACTGAAGGTGCCTGAAACGGGTGAACAAGAGGAAGGTGCAGAGTCAAGGTTGCCAAAAGGTATTTTG ATGGAATTGTGGAACAAGAACGAGGAGCGTTTTGTCCCTTATTCCATTGCAGATGCGTCTTCTCTCAACTCTTCGACCGAATCTGATCCTACCGTACCCCccttccacctcctcctctcaCCCAATTTTTCCTTGGATAAGAAGCCTCTCACCGTCACAGTCTACCTTAATCAAAAGAATCCTCTCAGTGAACCAAAATGGCTCCGAACGAATACGGCGGATGCGTGGTTGTTTGAATCGTTTGAGAGTCGAAAGGGGGTCGATGCAGGTTGGAGGGGAAAGCTGGAAGTTGTGGATCCTGATCCT GCACCGACATTGCAAAGTATCCTCGATAATTGGGCCTCCAACAGCTCCCTCGGCACGCCTTCTTCCCGTCGAGCGTTCATCGCCGATCTCTCCTCGTCTCCCAATGATCTTCTTGAAATCCTTTTACGTCTCGCACGAGGAGAACGTAACCCTACCCTCGGTACATCTACCGTCCCATCCTTTGGTCCTCTCGCCACCCTCATTCGACCCGATTCACCTTTTGCGTCTCACCAGACCCACGTCTCACTGGCGATTCTGGCGATGTATAGGTTGACGACGGATTATGCGACAAAGGCTGGGGAGAGTTTAGAAGTAGTGGAGGAGAAGGTGGGGGATATTATCAGGACGTTGCCGGTGATGTTGGTGGGGAAGAGTTTAGATGGATTGTTCAAAGAGTGGCAGGGTGGTGATGGGAGGTGA